In the genome of Drosophila kikkawai strain 14028-0561.14 chromosome 2R, DkikHiC1v2, whole genome shotgun sequence, the window ATGGGTACGTTCACCTTTCCCGTCACATTTTTTGCCTTCAGGAGCTCTGTCAACACAGAGGAGGTGCTCCGTTTAACAGGCATTGCAAAGGAGGAACGGAAGACAATGCTGGGCAATGAAAAGCAATGTGAAGtcgttttaaaaaaattctaccACTCGTTCTACATGTTCCCCGATCGGCAGTCTACCGCCTTTTTTAAGGACGACATATCCTTGCCGTTTAAACAGCAGCTCCTCAAGCATGGCGAGCCCTATGATGAATTGGCCAAGAATTCTGTTGAGAAACATGCCACAGGGAATAAGAGGTAAGCAAACAAAATGTTCGATTTCCCTCGAATGcatcttaaaaatgtttcttcTCAGAAAATCCGTCGTCAGCTATAAGGTGTTTGCGAAATACTTGGAGAATATGCACGACATAGTGTGGCAGCTTAAGATGCACGAAAAGCGGTACATACCCTTGGACTTTGATAAATGCACCTATGCCTTGTATCTTGAATTCTATCTCAAGCCGGAGATCCGCGAAAGTTACACGTTCAAGTGGCGACCGTGTAACCTGACCACGCATAAGCACCTGCTAAGCATCCCCAATAAGGAGTATGCCCAGGAGCTGAGGAGAACTTTACCTGTGCAAATGCCTGACTTTCCGAAAGAGGAAGAATCTACCGACGTAGCAGACGCCGATACACCTGTGCAGGCGAGAGATGAGTCAATATCTGCAGTAGATGTTCTAAGAAAGTCGCTCAAAAAGCCAAGTAGGATGCCTGAGCCTGAATTGAAGGTCAAAGACGAGGTGATAGAGTTAAGTGACGACTCAGAAGCAGCAACACCACCCGTTCTACAACAGATGAAGACCTTAGACCAAGCTGTGAAGGAGGTTTCATCACCAAAAAAAgggtaatttatttttgaatcaTTTTAAGTATAAAAAAGTTAGTTAACAATGACCTGTAAACTTTAAGCCAACCATCAGCAGCAGATGTTCTGAGGAAGTTaaccgaaaaaaataataatagcttAGAAACACCAACAAGGATAAACCAGTCAGAATTGGAGGTCGAAGATGAGGTCGTAGATATTGATGTCCATTCACAAGCAGCATATACTATGGAAAAAACACCCGTTCTACAAGGTGTGAAGAACGTTTCCCCACCAAAAAAAgggtaatttatttttgaatcattttaagtataaaaaagtttgttaaCAATGACCTGTAAACTTTAAGCCAACCATCAGCAGCAGATGTTCTGAGGAAGTTaaccgaaaaaaataataatagcttAGAAACACCAACAAGGATAAACCAGTCAGAATTGGAGGTCGAAGATGAGGTCGTAGATATTGATGTCCATTCACAAGCAGCATATACTATGGAAAAAACACCCGTTCTACGAGGTGTGAAGAACGTTTCCCCACCAAAAAAAgggtaatttatttttgaatcattttaagtataaaaaagtttgttaaCAATGACCTGTAAACTTTAAGCCAACCATCAGCAGCAGATGTTCTGAGAAAGTTAAccgaagaaaataataatagcttAGAAACACCAACAAGGATGCACCAGGCAGAATTGGAGGTCGAAGATGAGGTCGTAGATATTGATGTCCACTCACAAGCAGCATATACTATGGAAAAAACACCCGTTCTACGAGGTGTGAAGAACGTTTCCCCACCAAAAAAAGGGTAATTTacttttgaataattttaagtataaaaaagtttgttaaCAATGACCTGTAAACTTTAAGCCAACCATCAGCAACAGATGTTCTGAGGAAGTTaaccgaaaaaaataataatagcttAGAAACACCAACAAGGATGCACCAGGCAGAATTGGAGGTCGAAGACGAGATTATAGTTGATGATATGCAAAACACACCCATCCTTCACACAGATGTGGAAGTTAATATTGGAAGGTAAGATCCAAAGTGCCCAGAAAGTCTAAATTAACTTTAACTAATCCTTGTGTCTTTCAGCCACGGTCGGTTCATGTTTCCCGTGTCCTTTGAAACCTTCCGAGGGTGCATCAACTATGATGAGATTATTCGACCAATACTCAAGCTGAAAATTAAGGATAAATCCCAGCTAGCGAACTTAATTCTTCATCCCCGGAATCCAATCTGCGAAAAGATCTTCCGTCGCTATTATCGttccttttatattttccccGATTATCGGCTGAAGTTTGAATATCGATTTTCCTGCCCAGATAAGCGGGTCTTGAAAAAACTCACTGAATATGCCAAACCGCTCAATGAGAGTGCCCAAAAGACCATGAACCAGGACAAAACTATGGATCAAGAGGTGACAAATGTGGCTCCTGCTGAACAAAGAAAGCACAACCCAGCCGAAGAGCCCGAGACTGCCACAGTTTCAGCTCAGAAAGACAATCGGGAAGTTGAAAGCATTAAGGACAAAGAAATAAGcgaaaaagctaaaaaattgTCCAAGCTCCCTGTGCCCTTTAGCGTTTTCAAGCGCTATCTAAGAAACATTGACGAAATTACTCAGCAAATGAAGCTGTGCGACGAGTACAAGGAGAAATCTGATACGGAGTGCGCCGAAGAATACTACAAGGAATTTTATACGTCGCCAGAAATGCGTAACAAGTTTGAATATAAACTAAGGCCATGTCCCGCCAAGATGCGTGATACGCTCCTTGCTTATGCACAGCAACCAAAGCCGGAACATTCTTCTTCGCAGGGGTCAGATTGCGTTTGCTTGGATGATGTTCCGCAAACATCAACTAAAGAAGATACTCCCTCGGAGGAATTAAAAAATGATCCGGTAAAGAAGAGCAAGGCAAAGGAATCCCACGAAAATCATGTCTCATTTACACTTTTTAAACGTTATTTGAGCAATCTCCCAGAAATAGTCCAGCAAATGCTCCTTTGCGATGACCAAAGAGGGAAATCAGAGAAAGAATGTGCCCGGGATTACTATAACGCATTTTATACTTCGCAAGAAATGCGGGATAGGTATCCATACAAACTAAAGCCATGTcctggccaaatgaaaaacaagTTGCTCAGTTTTCCGAAAAAAGCCCATCAAATAGAGGAGGTTTCACCCGAAAAACAATCTGAACCATGTGCTTCCATTTGTAGTAGTTCCGACAAATTCGCAGATAACATTATTGTAACTGAAACGAATGAAGTGGAAGTGGATTCAGGGGAAATTCCAGTTGAAACACCCAATAATTTCCAACAAACAGAAGCGATCCTCAAACAGAAATCCaggtataattattatatttgtattattaattaaaaaactaataaatccTGTTtcatttttagaaaaacatCGTCAAATGCTCGCAGACAAAAGACCTTCCCAAAGTGAGTGCagaaatttctttatttttaatgaaaaaactaACATTTAACATTGCAGTGGCGCTTCCTTTGAATTCCCCGTGTCCATTGATACCTTCAAGCGGCACATCAACTGCGATGAGATTATCAAATCGTTGCGAGTGGCGTATGGCCAAAATGAGACTGACCAGAGAGACCGAGACAAAGAGTTATTTCATCAATTCTATTGCTCTTTTTACGTTCAAAAGGAGGTTCGCCAACGCCATtcgtataaatttcaaaatacaGATGAAGAGCTACTTGAGAAATTGGAAGAATATGCTGTGCCTCTGAACGATATGGCGAGGCAAACAATCTCGTCCGTTGAAGCGCAGGGCAAAGAAAACGAGAAGTCAGGAATGGCGCCACCTGCTCCGAAGGATGAAACTCTGATTACCATCTCGGGCATCGCGTACCGTTTTCCAGTGTCCTTTAAAACATTTCAGAAGTACATTAACTATGAAGATCTCAAGGTTGGTCTAGCCAATGGTCTAGCTAAGAAGAAAAAGAGCCCAGAGCAAGTGGCGGAGATTCTGGGGGACGAAGGCAGTTGCCTGCGCCTATTACGGCGCTATTATCTCTCATTTTACACCTTAGCGAATATTAGGAATAAGCTGGAATATAACTTCAATGCTGCGCCACTGGAACTTTCCGATAAATTACTCGAGTGGGCAAAGCCCATTAACGAGACCACTGTGCCAACAGGGTCTGTGCCTCAGACCAAACAAGGAGTTCCTAGTGCTCATTCTACTCCGAATCTAGATGCCATCAGGGAAGCGGAACTAGTAaagtaagtaaaatatttttttttattggattAGAGGATCTGAGAACTAAaatcgttttctttttttttttgttatgtatagcaagataaaaaacaatattgtCACTTACAGGCCTCACGATTTACGCAAATATATATCTTCCCGTGTCGCGTCACCAACGAAACAAGCTGCTCTGGAACGAGATATTGTTGGTTCTATCCAAATGGAAATACCAGAATTAGTTGAACAACAACCAACTAGCGACAAGAATATAGAAGCCAAGACAACTAGCGAGAAGAATATTGGAGGCAAGACAACCAGCGGGAAGAATATAGAAGCTAAGACAACTAGCGAGAAGAATATTGGAGCCAAGACAACCAGCGGGAAGAATATAGAAGGCAAAACAACTAGCGAGAAAGAAAAAGCAACTAGCGAGAAGAATATGGAAGCGAAGAAATCTAGCGAGAAGAATATAGAAGGCAAGAAAACTAGCGAGAAGAATATTGGAGTCAAGGCAACTAGCGAGAAGAATATTGGAGTCAAGACAACTAGCGAGAAGAATATTGGAGCCAAGACTGCTAGCGAGAAGAacataaaagaaaagacaattAGCGAGAAAAATATAGAAGCCAAGACTACTAGCGAGAAGAATATCGAAGCCAAAACAACCAGCGGAAAGAATATAGAAGGCAAAACAACAAGCGAGAAGACCATAAAAGAAAAAGCAACTACCGAGAAGAATATAGAAGCGAAGACAACTAGCGAGAAGAATATTGGAGCCAAGACTGCTAGCGAGAAGACCATAATAGAAAAAGCAATTAGCGAGAAGAATATAGAAGCCAATTCTACAAAGAAATCAGAGAGTTCATCAGAGATTACGAGACCcgtcagcagcaacaacaaaaaagtgacAAAGCAACCCGAAGAAAACCAGAAtaaagaaaatgcaaaaagcCAGGATGGAACAGGAACCAGCGATTCTACAGCAGCAAAAACCCAAAGTATGTTGGAGGAAGCaaagaaacaattttttgccGAAAGCAGTAAGGTAAGAAACACACCAttgagaaaataataaaaacctcTTAACCACTATCTAACCCCAAATAGGATCACAAAATGGCTTACTTGATCTGCACGAGCCAAGGTCTGAAGAGGTCGATTTGGCGGATATTGTACCAACTAACCTTGGAGGAATTCAAGACCTACACAAGCATTCACAACGGCGAGGACTTTTACAGGAAAGATGAGGACCTACATCCATACTACGAGCATGTGGTAGACAAGGGAAACTGGCCCTTAAATCTGTACGTTAGGCTGCCCCTTCTGAGGCAGCTACTCCACAGCAAGGGCGTGCATCTAGGCAGGCTGGACCTTGGCCAGCTGTCGCCAAAGATGATCCACTGGGTAGAGGCTGAGCACACCGATTTCGATAAGATCGTTGAAATGCAGTTCAAAGAACGAACGGGCGAGGAAATCGATAGTGTCGAGCAGTGGTTTCAGGAGCGTGAAGATTTCTATGAAGCCTGCTGGCTCCGCGATCACTGGATTTACAAAGTGCCTCAAATAACGAACGATGATCTGCAGGACGAGAGTTATGTTAGGGACCTTCCCTTGCCCGATTTCAATGGAATTGTAATAAGTGAGTGTATATACCATTGCAgggatattataattttaggtttgcaacgcagtgaagtgAATTCTTGATCGGCattaacagccgagtcgatctattcatgtccgtctgtccgtttctacgcaaactagtcccccagatttgaagctatctgaataatATGCAAAGTCTTGTGactactctcactgctatatttatattctgttctctgtttttcaacatattttcatctttGACCAGAATGGAtagattcttaatgatccaattgcaaactgcaaggttttacaaacttcggcgtgccaaagttagctttctttcttgttagtGTTACATTATAAGACTTTCAGCTTGTAATTAATCATATTCTCTTGACAGAATCCCTCGCTACTGCAAAAAGCGGAGATGAAAGTAGCCAGACTGAGATTTTATCCATATCCTCAAGCCCTGACATGGTGCCAGGTGAGCCTTTTACTTGGAATTATGTTATTCCCAAGACCAACCATAGCTCTGTTTACCTTCACAGATAGTCAGAGCTGTCCTCCTACTCAGCTCAGCAACAGCTCGAACCTTGTGGACATTTCCAGCATTGACATACAGTCTCAAGTGTCGCAAACTTCACCCGCCTTAAGTGAGTTTTtgtgttaaattttaaaatctttatctTCTAAATATTGTATTCTCTTGACAGAATCACTCGCTACTGCAAAAAGCGGAGATGGAAGTAGCCAAGCTGAGATTTTATCCATGTCCTCAAGCACAGACATGGTGCCAGGTGAGTCTTTTACTTGGAATTACGTTATTCCCAAGACCAACCATAGCTTTTCTTACCTTCACAGATAGTCAGAGCTGTCCTTCTACTCAGCTCAGCAACACCTCGAACTTTGTGGACATTGGCAGCGTGGATATGCAATCCCAAGTGCCCGACACTCCACTCGATCCGTTGGCTTCGCAAACTGAGACGTTGGCTTCGCAAACTGAGACGTTGGCTTCGCAAACTGAGACGTTGGCTTCGCAAACTGAGACGTTGGCTTCGCAAACTGAGACGTTGGCTTCGCAAACTGAGACATTGGCTTCTGTTAAGCAGGAACCTATAAATTTCCTCAACAACATGCGTGGCATCTGCGACACGAATGGCTGCGAATGGGAGAACATTGGGTTGGAGGAGCAAATCATAAACCTAGATTCCAGTCAAGAGGAAGGTTCTAGCTTGTCCTGTTTTGCCATTCCAAAGCCTTCAGAAACGATATCGTCATTCCAGTCGTTGGACTCTCTACTCACGGCCACGATGTTTGAGGACGAAAACTCTATTGAGGAAGAGGAATCTCAGCCAAAGACAAGCAATAACATTCAGAACTTGCCAGAGCAGCCTGTAGAGCCAGCTGTAAAGCCTGAACCTAGTTCAACAGTCGCTGAGACCAATGTGATTCAGCCGCAGGTGCAACCCGCAGATAACCGCAAAAAGAAGCTGCCGGCCAGCAATGAGGTGCCCAGTAAGCGAGTCCGCTTGATGAACGACAAGGTGCCGCAGCTGAGACACGAGTTTCGGCCGTTGCCCCTGAATGCCTGCGTTCGTATTGAGACCGAAATCGTGGGGACAAATGAAACAACTCCTACGGAACAACCTCATATTAACCCAACCCCGCAGCCAGAGGTAGTACCCAACACGATTACTCCATCGCAGGAATTTGCCCAGGACAACACACTATTGGCGTCTTCACAGCTGGCGCCCCTCCTAGATACGGTACCGCCTGGCGTTACCGTTCGAAAGGTAAACCAAAAAGACCAAGTTGGTAAGAATTTAAGCAAGGTTCAGAAGCCTACACTCCGGCAGACAGCTATATTCCGTAAGCTggagcgtttttattttttcgcctCCTTGACGGTCCAACAAATAATCCAGTACAGAATCGAGGGGCACCTTCAAGGGGCGACTTATCAGAGTGCCATGCTCAAGATCGACGGGAAGTGCTCCCTAGTGCGGGGTCCCCTTCTAAAAATACTCTTTCCCCACCTTTCACCCCAGCTGCGTTCCGATTTGCAGCAAGTGCTGGCCGACATGCCGGAGTTCGTCTACAGCTGTCGCTGGCGCCGGGTGCAGAAGGATCCCACCGAAGATCTCCGAAAAAGGGTCCTATTCACGTTCATGGACATGGCTCCAGAGTTTGGGCAATTTCGCTTACTGTTTGATACGGATTCGAGAGAGTGGGCAACCTGCAGCGAAATCGGCAGGTGGCATGCCGCGGAGAGGGCTGAGACGCGTCCAACTGACTTTGAGAAGGTCATCAGCCCAGGCATCCTAGAGAAAATGAGGGAATATAAAGCTCTAATGTCTTAAACTTATTtagaaatggaaaaaaaaataaatatatataattagcTAAAAGTTTCCATGTATTTTTCTATCTTTTCAGAAACCCAATTATAGAAGTTAAGCAAGCTTATGGTATAAGGAGCCAAAAggatatatgttatatatgtacatatagaaGTACAAAAAGTTCTGTTTTGTTCTCTTTTAaattggaaatggaaatgatatctattttattatcagttaataaatgttttatgCGATACATCGACTTGAGTTTTTAGAATTGATTTAATCGAAAAAGTTAAGGACAAAGTTCAAAATTTTCAATgtgttgtaattaattataattcttGCTCTTTTATGAATCCAAAATTGTCCGAATTTGACATTTCGGACTCCATTAGCTGACCGAATACAATAATCAATGCCAATTTATTGTATAATTTCATcatagaaacaaaaatatatcatttttgATTATAATTTGTGGTTTTTGGGAATTccgaattttttaaatttaaatacaaatatcgaTAGATAAATTCTATTATCGACTTTCTGTCATCGATTAATTGCCAATAAGTCCCTAAAAGTTACCAAACGCGCTTTTTCGCTTTTGtaaacaatttggaaagccGGCTGAGGACATGGATCGCTTGGCCAGGATCTTCTCGCAGCAGGACGAACTGATAACTCTGGACAGTGGGTTTAAGGATGAGTACGAAACATTCAAGTCCCTGCATGCCTTGCCGGCAGAAAAGCGCCAGAGTCTCGAGCAGCTGACACTGAAGTTATTGACGGACTTGGAGCTGCCGCATGACAGGGATTCATGCGCGTTGAGATCGCGGACCCTGCGCGAGGAGGGTAACCTCGTATTCAGGGACGATACCAAGGAAGCGGAACAAATACTAAAAGCCTGCCGACTCTACACGGGCGCCGTTTTTGAGGCGGAGGACGCTTCTGAGGAACTGGCTCTTGCCTTTGCCAACCGAGGCATGGCTTTGCAGGAGTACGGGTATTACCGTGAGGCCTACGACGATTGCGCCAATGCGCTGGACTGCGGGTATCCGGAAAAGCTGCAGCACAAGGTAATCATGCGCCAGGCGTTTTGTGCCTGGAAGTTGGAAAATATTGAGGCATTCGAGGAGCACTTGGCGTGTCTGGAGAAGCTGCAGCTGAATGAGGGCTATGAACGACAGGTAAAGCATCTCAAAGAGAAGCTGGAGCTACTGAAAAGCCACAAGAAGCAGACAGTAATTAATGAGACAGAGGCTGGCACAGTTTTGGAGGAAATGTAAGCCCACCTAAGCACgcacatacatttattttagtaATCTTTAAACCCTTATATGGCAGCCTTACAGATCCTGGAGAGCGTGGTCGCTATATGGTGGCCAAGGAAGCTATACCCCAGGGCAAAGTGATCTTCTCCGAGCGAGCCTCCTGTTTTGTTCCCCTGGAGCAACGACTGATTTGCCATCAGTGTGCCGCCACCTTGATGAGTGCCCCTATACCCTGTTCGCAGTGTCACCAGCGAGTGGTGTACTGCTCCAGAAAGTGCAGGGAGAAGCATTTGGCCATCCACAGGTACGAGTGCGCCGCTTACCGCCGGGATTTGCTCAAGCTTTTGGGCGTTTCTCACTTGGCATTGCGTCTGGTCCTGACCTATGTGCCTCTGATGCTGCCGCATCTTGCGGGTTGTACCAGCTCCCAAGCGATTTGGAGTAGTATCACTGAATTGTCAGCAAACCAGGAGCAGGAAACTGTTCCTGAATACGTGCAAAGCCTAAGCATGGCCAGCCATCTGAAGCAGGCCTCGCAGGCGGAGTTGGTCTACCATATGCTCTGCGCCAACCTTCTTCAGACGTATCTTAAGGAGCACACAGACTTCTTCAAACAATTCAACGCCTCATCAGCCTCCATTGAAGATTGGCAAGTGGTTATATCAGCCTTGATCCTACGCTCCGCCGGACAATTACTAGCCAATGGTCATGTGAGCAGCTCCCTGCTGCCAGTTGGTCTACAAACCAATGAATTTGCTCTGCTGCAGTCGGACATGTGGGAGAGTCCGCTTCATTTGAGGCTGGGGCAGCTGCACAATCTGGCCCGTTCGGAGCTAATTACGGCCATCAATCTGCCGTATTTGAGCTTGTGCAACCATGGCTGTGCTCCTTCTATTTCCacgaagttcgacggctgctCGGTAGTTAATTATTCTTTGGGCGACTTGGCGAGGGGCGAGGAGATCTTCAATTGTTATACACGGGATTATAGGAACAGCTTGAAGCAGCAGCGCTTGCAGGCATTGGAGGAGGTCTACAAATTCCAGTGTAGCTGTGACAAGTGCAAGCGCCCTGATCCCGATCAGGATTACGTAAGCAACTAAGCTTTGGAATATTAAGAATTCCTTGAAATTTAAACTCTTAACTTTTTTATAAGCTCGCCTTCCATCGGTATCGCTGTGAGAAGCCCAACTGCCGGCAGATTTTTACACCAGATGTAGATGGACTTCCACAGAATAGTCTCAACTGGTGGCTGCATTCCCAGGTAGAGAATTCCATTGTTTGCACAGTCTGCCAAGAGCGGCAGCTTTTCCCCTGGTATAACGACTTCCTGGACCTCGTTGAGAGCTGTGTTGATTATAGCAAGAGACAGCTGCTCTTCCAGGCGTACGATGATCTGGACAAATGGCTAATGGAGCATCACAGTCTGAAGAGGAATCTGGCCGGAGAACTAATCATGTCCTGCTTTGTGGAGATAGATGGTAGGATAAtccatcaatcaatcaattattACGAAAATCTAAGATTATATTTCCTTGTAGTAGGTTGTATTCTGGAGGATTGGGAGTACGAGAACCTGGCCAAGGTTATCCGCCATCAACTGAAGGGCACTGCGGCCCAGTGCGGCGCCAACTCCCTGGAGTACCTCACAGAGATGACCTATCTTTGGGATTTAATTGCCTTGAAAAAATGCGAGAGCAACGAAATGGAATTGTTAGAGCTGAAAGGTAAGCTGGAGTATCTGGCCAGCGAATATCGCGAGGTGTTTCTGAACTATTACAACGATTTTATTGAGCAACAATGTAAATAACGATGATATACACGCTATAAATTCACTAGTTTCGAGCTACAAGCAATTAACACTGGCACTTTTAACCTACAACTAATATCTGAGCTGAGCTGGGCTCTCCCTTCGTTTAGATGAAATGAGAGGCATATTCGTGGGGCATCACGCCC includes:
- the tea gene encoding protein telomere ends associated isoform X3 → MSPPPKKPKMEDNRCSQKPVSFEQFKKIIENLPDICFNVQRDGVAGKGGKTLDECALWYYESFYKDPEVRKKYPYKLRACPMNIRTKLLSMPEPGPVGEPHQAAEGVLVKVARMGTFTFPVTFFAFRSSVNTEEVLRLTGIAKEERKTMLGNEKQCEVVLKKFYHSFYMFPDRQSTAFFKDDISLPFKQQLLKHGEPYDELAKNSVEKHATGNKRKSVVSYKVFAKYLENMHDIVWQLKMHEKRYIPLDFDKCTYALYLEFYLKPEIRESYTFKWRPCNLTTHKHLLSIPNKEYAQELRRTLPVQMPDFPKEEESTDVADADTPVQARDESISAVDVLRKSLKKPSRMPEPELKVKDEVIELSDDSEAATPPVLQQMKTLDQAVKEVSSPKKGQPSAADVLRKLTEKNNNSLETPTRINQSELEVEDEVVDIDVHSQAAYTMEKTPVLQGVKNVSPPKKGQPSAADVLRKLTEKNNNSLETPTRINQSELEVEDEVVDIDVHSQAAYTMEKTPVLRGVKNVSPPKKGQPSAADVLRKLTEENNNSLETPTRMHQAELEVEDEVVDIDVHSQAAYTMEKTPVLRGVKNVSPPKKGQPSATDVLRKLTEKNNNSLETPTRMHQAELEVEDEIIVDDMQNTPILHTDVEVNIGSHGRFMFPVSFETFRGCINYDEIIRPILKLKIKDKSQLANLILHPRNPICEKIFRRYYRSFYIFPDYRLKFEYRFSCPDKRVLKKLTEYAKPLNESAQKTMNQDKTMDQEVTNVAPAEQRKHNPAEEPETATVSAQKDNREVESIKDKEISEKAKKLSKLPVPFSVFKRYLRNIDEITQQMKLCDEYKEKSDTECAEEYYKEFYTSPEMRNKFEYKLRPCPAKMRDTLLAYAQQPKPEHSSSQGSDCVCLDDVPQTSTKEDTPSEELKNDPVKKSKAKESHENHVSFTLFKRYLSNLPEIVQQMLLCDDQRGKSEKECARDYYNAFYTSQEMRDRYPYKLKPCPGQMKNKLLSFPKKAHQIEEVSPEKQSEPCASICSSSDKFADNIIVTETNEVEVDSGEIPVETPNNFQQTEAILKQKSRKTSSNARRQKTFPNGASFEFPVSIDTFKRHINCDEIIKSLRVAYGQNETDQRDRDKELFHQFYCSFYVQKEVRQRHSYKFQNTDEELLEKLEEYAVPLNDMARQTISSVEAQGKENEKSGMAPPAPKDETLITISGIAYRFPVSFKTFQKYINYEDLKVGLANGLAKKKKSPEQVAEILGDEGSCLRLLRRYYLSFYTLANIRNKLEYNFNAAPLELSDKLLEWAKPINETTVPTGSVPQTKQGVPSAHSTPNLDAIREAELVNKIKNNIVTYRPHDLRKYISSRVASPTKQAALERDIVGSIQMEIPELVEQQPTSDKNIEAKTTSEKNIGGKTTSGKNIEAKTTSEKNIGAKTTSGKNIEGKTTSEKEKATSEKNMEAKKSSEKNIEGKKTSEKNIGVKATSEKNIGVKTTSEKNIGAKTASEKNIKEKTISEKNIEAKTTSEKNIEAKTTSGKNIEGKTTSEKTIKEKATTEKNIEAKTTSEKNIGAKTASEKTIIEKAISEKNIEANSTKKSESSSEITRPVSSNNKKVTKQPEENQNKENAKSQDGTGTSDSTAAKTQSMLEEAKKQFFAESSKDHKMAYLICTSQGLKRSIWRILYQLTLEEFKTYTSIHNGEDFYRKDEDLHPYYEHVVDKGNWPLNLYVRLPLLRQLLHSKGVHLGRLDLGQLSPKMIHWVEAEHTDFDKIVEMQFKERTGEEIDSVEQWFQEREDFYEACWLRDHWIYKVPQITNDDLQDESYVRDLPLPDFNGIVIKSLATAKSGDESSQTEILSISSSPDMVPDSQSCPPTQLSNSSNLVDISSIDIQSQVSQTSPALKSLATAKSGDGSSQAEILSMSSSTDMVPDSQSCPSTQLSNTSNFVDIGSVDMQSQVPDTPLDPLASQTETLASQTETLASQTETLASVKQEPINFLNNMRGICDTNGCEWENIGLEEQIINLDSSQEEGSSLSCFAIPKPSETISSFQSLDSLLTATMFEDENSIEEEESQPKTSNNIQNLPEQPVEPAVKPEPSSTVAETNVIQPQVQPADNRKKKLPASNEVPSKRVRLMNDKVPQLRHEFRPLPLNACVRIETEIVGTNETTPTEQPHINPTPQPEVVPNTITPSQEFAQDNTLLASSQLAPLLDTVPPGVTVRKVNQKDQVGKNLSKVQKPTLRQTAIFRKLERFYFFASLTVQQIIQYRIEGHLQGATYQSAMLKIDGKCSLVRGPLLKILFPHLSPQLRSDLQQVLADMPEFVYSCRWRRVQKDPTEDLRKRVLFTFMDMAPEFGQFRLLFDTDSREWATCSEIGRWHAAERAETRPTDFEKVISPGILEKMREYKALMS